In Nocardioides sp. InS609-2, a single genomic region encodes these proteins:
- a CDS encoding sigma-70 family RNA polymerase sigma factor has translation MGTTRAQERRLVERARAGDPDAWEEVYRGVYPRLFTYARRRLATEEQADEAVSETMTRAMDKIDSYSPTGVGIDGWLFGIARNVVLEAYRASTRQTPADPAVLDEMQHGEAPDPVHAVLAAEEQSQLAFAFSRLSAADQEVLELRVVAGLDAEQVAVLTDRKAGAVRTAQSRALARLRTEFEGLMA, from the coding sequence ATGGGTACTACTCGGGCGCAGGAGCGCCGGCTGGTCGAGCGCGCGCGAGCGGGCGACCCCGACGCGTGGGAAGAGGTCTACCGCGGGGTCTACCCACGGTTGTTCACCTACGCCCGCCGGCGGCTGGCCACCGAGGAACAGGCAGACGAAGCGGTGAGCGAGACGATGACCCGGGCGATGGACAAGATCGACAGCTACTCCCCCACCGGGGTGGGCATCGACGGCTGGCTGTTCGGCATCGCACGCAACGTCGTCCTGGAGGCCTACCGCGCGTCGACCCGGCAGACGCCGGCTGACCCGGCCGTCCTCGACGAGATGCAGCACGGCGAGGCGCCCGACCCGGTGCACGCCGTGCTGGCCGCGGAGGAACAGTCCCAGCTGGCGTTCGCCTTCTCCCGGCTCTCGGCCGCCGACCAGGAAGTGCTGGAGCTGCGGGTCGTCGCCGGGCTCGACGCCGAGCAGGTGGCCGTGCTCACCGACCGCAAGGCGGGCGCCGTACGGACCGCACAGTCGCGGGCGCTCGCGCGCCTTCGTACCGAGTTCGAGGGGCTGATGGCATGA
- a CDS encoding helix-turn-helix domain-containing protein has product MPTRSAAQRRQLEREAFDAYLAECPSRKLLDRISDKWVTLVICALADGPRRFSELARHLAGVSQKMLTQTLRTLERDGLVTRTVTASVPVRVDYALSELGESLLTPIHHMKEWAEAHMAEVARAQQGYDEQSATA; this is encoded by the coding sequence ATGCCCACCAGGTCCGCGGCCCAGCGTCGTCAGCTCGAGCGGGAGGCGTTCGACGCCTACCTGGCCGAGTGTCCGAGCCGCAAGCTGCTCGACCGGATCTCCGACAAGTGGGTCACCCTGGTGATCTGCGCACTCGCGGACGGTCCCCGCCGGTTCTCCGAGCTGGCCCGGCACCTCGCCGGTGTCAGTCAGAAGATGCTCACGCAGACTCTGCGCACACTCGAGCGCGACGGCCTGGTCACGCGCACCGTCACGGCCTCGGTGCCGGTGCGCGTCGACTACGCGCTCTCGGAGCTCGGCGAGTCCCTGCTCACGCCGATCCACCACATGAAGGAGTGGGCCGAGGCGCACATGGCTGAGGTCGCGCGCGCCCAGCAGGGCTATGACGAACAGTCGGCAACCGCGTGA
- a CDS encoding MaoC family dehydratase N-terminal domain-containing protein, translating into MPVDQSLVGRSFPPTPAFAVTGEGVAAFVASTGGEYAGGPAPATYPIVLAFDAMNAFFEAEQIELHRIIHGEQKFAYERAIRPGDVLTATLTVSTLRQIAGADIIGTTSEVTDADGALVCTTSATLVHRGADS; encoded by the coding sequence ATGCCTGTCGACCAGTCCCTTGTCGGGCGCAGCTTCCCGCCCACGCCCGCCTTCGCGGTTACCGGAGAGGGCGTCGCCGCGTTCGTCGCCTCGACCGGCGGTGAGTACGCCGGCGGCCCCGCGCCCGCGACGTACCCGATCGTGCTCGCGTTCGACGCGATGAACGCCTTCTTCGAGGCCGAGCAGATCGAGCTGCACCGGATCATCCATGGCGAGCAGAAGTTCGCCTACGAGCGGGCGATCCGCCCCGGCGACGTGCTCACCGCGACGCTCACCGTCAGCACGTTGCGCCAGATCGCCGGCGCCGACATCATCGGCACCACCTCCGAGGTCACCGACGCCGACGGCGCGCTCGTCTGCACGACGAGCGCGACGCTGGTCCACCGAGGAGCCGACTCATGA
- the secE gene encoding preprotein translocase subunit SecE, translating to MSESSAVPKPRGGKDAERTSPATFYRQVVAELRKVVWPTQEQLITYFIVVMVFVVVMMSLVSVLDLAFGKLIFALFAGN from the coding sequence GTGTCGGAGAGCAGCGCAGTCCCCAAGCCACGTGGTGGCAAGGACGCCGAGCGCACGAGCCCGGCCACCTTCTACCGCCAGGTGGTCGCTGAGCTCCGCAAGGTCGTCTGGCCGACCCAGGAACAGCTGATCACGTACTTCATCGTGGTCATGGTGTTCGTGGTCGTGATGATGTCGCTCGTCTCGGTCCTCGACCTGGCGTTCGGCAAGTTGATCTTCGCGCTGTTCGCCGGCAACTAG
- a CDS encoding pyridoxal phosphate-dependent aminotransferase — protein sequence MSQTPSSPANPRDRRVSARIGAIAESATLKVDAKAKALKAEGRPVIGFGAGEPDFPTPGYVVEAAVDACRDPKNHRYTPAGGLPELKKAIVEKTLRDSGYAVEPAQVLVTNGGKQAIYAAFAAMIDPGDEVIVPAPYWTTYPEAIQLAGGVPVEVLADETQDYKVTVDQLEAARTDKSKVLLFVSPSNPTGAVYTSDEIRAIGQWVEDHNLWVLTDEIYEHLVYDGADTGSMPVLCPFLADNCVVVNGVAKTYAMTGWRVGWMIGPKDLVKAATNLQSHATSNVSNVSQRAALAAVSGDLSAVEEMKTAFDRRRHTIVSMLNEIDGVVCPMPGGAFYAYPQVKGLLGKEYAGKQVETSAELAEYILDTAEVAVVPGEAFGSPGYLRLSYALGDDDLVEGVSRLQKLFA from the coding sequence ATGAGCCAGACGCCCTCCAGCCCCGCCAACCCCCGCGACCGTCGCGTCTCCGCGCGCATCGGCGCGATCGCCGAGTCAGCGACGCTCAAGGTGGACGCGAAGGCGAAGGCGCTCAAGGCCGAGGGCCGCCCGGTCATCGGCTTCGGCGCCGGCGAGCCCGACTTCCCGACCCCCGGCTACGTCGTCGAAGCTGCCGTCGACGCGTGCCGCGACCCCAAGAACCACCGCTACACCCCGGCCGGCGGGCTGCCCGAGCTCAAGAAGGCGATCGTCGAGAAGACGCTGCGCGACAGCGGCTACGCCGTCGAGCCGGCTCAGGTGCTGGTCACCAACGGCGGCAAGCAGGCCATCTACGCGGCGTTCGCGGCGATGATCGACCCCGGTGACGAGGTGATCGTCCCCGCGCCGTACTGGACGACGTACCCCGAGGCGATCCAGCTGGCCGGCGGCGTACCGGTCGAGGTGCTCGCCGACGAGACGCAGGACTACAAGGTCACCGTCGACCAGCTCGAGGCGGCGCGCACCGACAAGAGCAAGGTGCTGCTGTTCGTGTCGCCGTCGAACCCGACCGGCGCCGTCTACACCTCCGACGAGATCAGGGCCATCGGCCAGTGGGTCGAGGACCACAACCTCTGGGTGCTGACCGACGAAATCTACGAGCACCTCGTGTACGACGGCGCCGACACCGGCTCGATGCCCGTGCTGTGCCCGTTCCTGGCCGACAACTGCGTGGTCGTCAACGGTGTCGCCAAGACCTACGCGATGACCGGCTGGCGGGTCGGCTGGATGATCGGCCCGAAGGACCTCGTCAAGGCCGCGACCAACCTCCAGTCGCACGCCACCTCGAACGTCTCCAACGTCTCCCAGCGGGCGGCCCTCGCCGCGGTGTCGGGTGACCTCTCGGCGGTCGAGGAGATGAAGACCGCCTTCGACCGGCGCCGGCACACGATCGTGTCGATGCTCAACGAGATCGACGGCGTCGTCTGCCCGATGCCCGGCGGCGCGTTCTACGCCTACCCGCAGGTCAAGGGTCTGCTCGGCAAGGAGTACGCCGGCAAGCAGGTCGAGACCTCGGCCGAGCTGGCTGAATACATCCTCGACACGGCCGAGGTGGCGGTGGTGCCGGGTGAGGCGTTCGGGTCGCCCGGCTACCTGCGGCTGTCCTACGCCCTCGGTGATGACGACCTGGTCGAAGGCGTGAGCCGGCTCCAGAAGCTGTTCGCCTGA
- a CDS encoding DNA-3-methyladenine glycosylase I, whose translation MSGPIVGEDGLTRCPWATGDDVSRDYHDAEWGLRISGEAAYLERLTLEAFQSGLSWLTILRKRDAFREVFAGFDADVVATYDDANQARLMADPRIVRNRLKVAAAITNAKATVALRESGGLAAYVESFAPDAAPAPTTTEEMTTTSPESVALSKGLKKQGFAFVGPTTMFALMEAVGIIDHHLVGCHRRGTYAG comes from the coding sequence ATGAGCGGACCGATCGTGGGCGAGGACGGCCTGACTCGCTGCCCGTGGGCCACGGGTGATGACGTGAGTCGCGACTACCACGACGCCGAGTGGGGGCTGCGCATCTCCGGCGAGGCCGCCTACCTCGAACGCCTCACCCTCGAGGCCTTCCAGTCCGGCCTGTCCTGGCTGACGATCCTGCGTAAGCGCGACGCCTTCCGCGAGGTGTTCGCCGGCTTCGACGCCGACGTCGTCGCGACGTACGACGACGCCAACCAGGCCCGGCTGATGGCCGACCCGCGCATCGTGCGCAACCGCCTCAAGGTCGCCGCCGCGATCACCAACGCCAAGGCCACGGTGGCGCTGCGCGAGAGCGGTGGACTCGCGGCGTACGTCGAGTCCTTCGCGCCCGACGCGGCCCCGGCGCCCACGACCACCGAGGAGATGACGACCACCTCACCCGAGTCGGTGGCGCTGTCGAAGGGGTTGAAGAAGCAGGGCTTCGCGTTCGTCGGTCCGACCACGATGTTCGCGCTGATGGAGGCAGTCGGCATCATCGACCACCACCTCGTCGGCTGTCACCGCCGGGGCACCTACGCAGGCTGA
- a CDS encoding MaoC/PaaZ C-terminal domain-containing protein: MSDLATQTFTITRADLVGYANASGDQNPIHQDDDVARQVGLPGVIAHGMYTMALAARAVQEWFPGAEVVSFGCKFTQPVVVPEGDGVDLEVAGVVTGETDGLTSVTLTVTCGGERVLGMPKAVVRA, from the coding sequence ATGAGCGACCTCGCCACCCAGACCTTCACCATCACCCGGGCCGACCTGGTCGGCTACGCCAACGCCAGCGGCGACCAGAACCCGATCCACCAGGACGACGACGTCGCCCGCCAGGTCGGTCTGCCCGGCGTCATCGCGCACGGCATGTACACCATGGCGCTGGCTGCCCGCGCGGTCCAGGAGTGGTTCCCGGGTGCCGAGGTCGTCAGCTTCGGCTGCAAGTTCACCCAGCCCGTCGTCGTACCCGAGGGCGACGGAGTCGACCTGGAGGTCGCCGGCGTCGTCACTGGCGAGACCGACGGGCTCACCTCGGTCACCCTGACCGTGACGTGCGGAGGCGAGAGGGTCCTCGGCATGCCGAAGGCAGTAGTGCGTGCCTGA
- a CDS encoding DUF4190 domain-containing protein, translating to MTPPDEPKNLPEDYLRQNQDAGQPAQPTPQPNPYEQTSPYPQPGTYGQPAPGQPGYGQPGYGQQGYGQQGYGQQPYGQPGYAYGGGVAGQPHPSSTTALVLGIIGLAGIMFCGGITLVLSPFAWAMGRKAVREIDASPGTYSGRDKAKGGQIMGIIGTVLLVLGLVALTVLIVSLATWSDSSFDQGPVSPSDPSSFNENF from the coding sequence GTGACGCCACCTGATGAGCCCAAGAACCTGCCCGAGGACTACCTCCGGCAGAACCAGGACGCGGGCCAGCCGGCACAGCCCACGCCGCAACCGAACCCCTACGAGCAGACCTCGCCGTACCCGCAGCCGGGCACCTACGGTCAGCCCGCCCCGGGGCAGCCGGGCTACGGGCAGCCGGGCTACGGGCAGCAGGGCTACGGGCAGCAGGGCTACGGTCAGCAGCCCTACGGACAGCCCGGTTACGCGTACGGCGGCGGCGTCGCCGGCCAGCCGCACCCCTCCTCGACGACCGCCCTGGTGCTCGGCATCATCGGGCTCGCCGGCATCATGTTCTGCGGCGGCATCACCCTGGTGCTCTCGCCCTTCGCCTGGGCGATGGGCCGCAAGGCGGTCCGCGAGATCGACGCCAGTCCCGGCACCTACTCCGGCCGCGACAAGGCCAAGGGCGGCCAGATCATGGGCATCATCGGCACCGTGCTGCTGGTGCTGGGCCTGGTCGCGCTGACCGTGCTGATCGTCAGCCTGGCGACATGGTCCGACTCGTCGTTCGACCAGGGCCCCGTCTCCCCGAGCGACCCCTCCTCGTTCAACGAGAACTTCTAG
- the rplA gene encoding 50S ribosomal protein L1 has translation MQRSKTYRAAAEQFDQDELYSPLSAIKFAKGGSKKKFDESVDVVMRLGVDPRKADQMVRGTVILPHGTGKTARVLVFANAEKADAAREAGADFVGGDELIEKVNGGWLDFDAVVATPDMMGKVGRLGRVLGPRSLMPNPKTGTVTPDVAKAVSDIKGGKIEFRVDRHANLHFIIGKASFSEVQLAENYATALEEVLRLKPVSSKGRYIKKVTVSTTMGPGVQVDPNRTKNVAGEDDAPQA, from the coding sequence ATGCAGCGCAGCAAGACCTACCGCGCAGCGGCAGAGCAGTTCGACCAGGACGAGCTCTACTCCCCGCTGTCCGCGATCAAGTTCGCCAAGGGCGGCAGCAAGAAGAAGTTCGATGAGAGCGTCGACGTCGTCATGCGCCTCGGCGTGGACCCGCGCAAGGCCGACCAGATGGTCCGCGGCACCGTCATCCTCCCGCACGGCACCGGCAAGACCGCACGCGTCCTCGTGTTCGCGAACGCCGAGAAGGCCGACGCTGCCCGTGAGGCCGGCGCCGACTTCGTCGGTGGCGACGAGCTGATCGAGAAGGTCAACGGCGGCTGGCTCGACTTCGACGCCGTCGTCGCGACCCCCGACATGATGGGCAAGGTCGGTCGCCTCGGCCGCGTGCTCGGCCCGCGCAGCCTGATGCCGAACCCGAAGACCGGCACCGTGACGCCCGACGTCGCGAAGGCCGTCTCCGACATCAAGGGCGGCAAGATCGAGTTCCGCGTCGACCGGCACGCCAACCTGCACTTCATCATCGGCAAGGCCTCGTTCTCCGAGGTCCAGCTCGCCGAGAACTACGCCACGGCCCTCGAAGAGGTGCTCCGTCTCAAGCCGGTCAGCTCCAAGGGCCGCTACATCAAGAAGGTCACCGTCTCGACCACCATGGGCCCCGGCGTCCAGGTCGACCCCAACCGCACCAAGAACGTTGCGGGCGAGGACGACGCTCCTCAGGCCTGA
- the nusG gene encoding transcription termination/antitermination protein NusG produces the protein MTEQHVSEQNEPVEEIVDAGVEPAEITEQTDEEPTAAEATEAESTDTESADVEAESTDTEPTDEASDEATEDDDAEDADDAEATEDDGPLEAFRRELWAKPGEWFVVHTYSGMEKRVKQNLENRIQALDMVDYIHEIVVPTEEVAEIKNGQRKMVTRTVLPGYVLVRMDLTDESWSAVRHTPSVTGFVGHSHHPVPLSMSEVEDMLAPAAVADAEAAAEAASGSPAGSTAASRKPVEVADFDVSDSVMVVDGPFATLHATITEINAESQRVKALVEIFGRETPVELSFNQIQKV, from the coding sequence ATGACGGAGCAACACGTGTCGGAGCAGAACGAGCCGGTCGAGGAGATCGTTGACGCAGGCGTCGAGCCTGCCGAGATCACCGAGCAGACCGACGAGGAGCCGACGGCCGCCGAGGCGACCGAGGCCGAGAGCACGGACACCGAGAGCGCGGACGTCGAGGCCGAGAGCACCGACACCGAGCCCACCGACGAGGCGTCTGACGAGGCCACCGAGGACGACGACGCCGAGGACGCCGACGACGCCGAGGCCACCGAGGACGACGGCCCGCTCGAGGCCTTCCGTCGCGAGCTGTGGGCCAAGCCGGGCGAGTGGTTCGTCGTACACACCTACTCCGGCATGGAGAAGCGGGTGAAGCAGAACCTCGAGAACCGCATCCAGGCCCTCGACATGGTCGACTACATCCACGAGATCGTCGTCCCGACCGAAGAGGTCGCCGAGATCAAGAACGGCCAGCGCAAGATGGTCACCCGCACCGTCCTGCCCGGCTACGTCCTGGTCCGGATGGACCTCACCGACGAGTCCTGGTCGGCCGTGCGTCACACGCCGTCCGTCACCGGCTTCGTCGGTCACAGCCACCACCCGGTGCCGCTGTCGATGAGCGAGGTCGAGGACATGCTCGCCCCGGCCGCGGTCGCGGACGCGGAGGCAGCCGCAGAGGCCGCATCCGGCAGCCCGGCCGGCTCCACCGCCGCGTCGCGCAAGCCGGTCGAGGTCGCCGACTTCGACGTCTCCGACTCGGTGATGGTCGTCGACGGCCCGTTCGCCACGCTCCACGCCACGATCACCGAGATCAACGCGGAGTCCCAGAGGGTCAAGGCCCTCGTCGAGATCTTCGGCCGGGAGACCCCGGTCGAGCTGAGCTTCAACCAGATTCAAAAGGTCTGA
- a CDS encoding group II truncated hemoglobin: MSEPPSLHAWAGGDDAFGRLVDAFYDRVEHDDLLSPLFPGGVSQEHRSHVTTWWIEVFGGRAGYTDELGGYGRMLDHHRGLAIRLDQRLRFATTMSLAADDAGLPDDPEFRAAFVGYVEWGTRLALSNSQPGAEPVEQAPVPRWGWGVAPPYQP; the protein is encoded by the coding sequence ATGAGCGAGCCGCCTAGCCTCCACGCCTGGGCCGGGGGCGACGACGCGTTCGGGCGCCTGGTCGACGCCTTCTACGACCGAGTCGAGCACGACGACCTGCTCTCACCGCTCTTCCCGGGGGGTGTCTCGCAGGAGCACCGGTCGCACGTCACGACATGGTGGATCGAGGTGTTCGGCGGCCGGGCCGGCTACACCGACGAGCTGGGCGGCTACGGCCGGATGCTCGACCACCACCGTGGGCTCGCCATCAGGCTCGATCAGCGGCTCCGCTTCGCCACCACGATGTCCCTGGCGGCCGACGACGCCGGCCTGCCCGACGACCCGGAGTTCCGCGCCGCGTTCGTCGGCTACGTCGAGTGGGGCACGCGTCTGGCGTTGTCCAACTCGCAGCCCGGCGCCGAGCCCGTCGAGCAGGCGCCGGTGCCACGCTGGGGCTGGGGTGTCGCCCCTCCCTACCAGCCCTGA
- a CDS encoding pirin family protein: MTNPERDPAEILAETGDTDCGVEVLAPREVPLGGPRTMHVRRTLPSRQRSLIGAWCFVDHYGPDPAADTGGMSVAPHPHTGLQTVSWLFAGEIEHRDSAGNRGIVRPGEVNLMTAGQGISHSEVSTPDTHELHGVQLWVALPDEARDVGPRFAHHAPPEIGADGWTGRVFLGSLLGHTSPMTTYTPLLGAELTLAAGTRLEFDVDASFEHGVLVDHGVVGVEEQDVKAGDLAYVAPGRDTLALTAHDDARVVVLGGPPFGESIVMWWNFVGRTHEEIVGFRDEWQAQIAGSGIVDGRFGVVSEMPPIPAPPLPNARLRSR, translated from the coding sequence GTGACCAACCCCGAGCGCGACCCTGCCGAGATCCTGGCCGAGACGGGTGACACCGACTGTGGGGTGGAGGTGCTGGCCCCGCGTGAGGTGCCGCTCGGTGGGCCGCGCACCATGCACGTACGACGCACGCTGCCGTCGCGTCAGCGCTCGCTGATCGGGGCCTGGTGCTTCGTCGACCACTACGGACCAGACCCGGCCGCCGACACCGGTGGCATGAGCGTCGCTCCACACCCGCACACCGGGCTGCAGACCGTGAGCTGGCTGTTCGCCGGCGAGATCGAGCACCGCGACAGCGCCGGCAACCGGGGCATAGTGCGGCCCGGCGAGGTCAACCTGATGACGGCCGGCCAGGGCATCAGCCACTCCGAGGTCTCTACGCCCGACACGCATGAGCTGCACGGCGTCCAGCTCTGGGTGGCGCTGCCCGACGAGGCCCGCGACGTCGGACCGCGGTTCGCTCATCACGCCCCGCCGGAGATCGGCGCCGACGGCTGGACCGGTCGCGTGTTCCTCGGCTCGTTGCTCGGGCACACCTCGCCCATGACGACGTACACACCACTGCTCGGCGCCGAGCTCACCCTCGCTGCCGGCACCCGCCTCGAATTCGACGTCGATGCAAGCTTCGAGCACGGCGTGCTCGTCGACCACGGCGTTGTCGGTGTGGAAGAGCAGGACGTCAAGGCCGGCGACCTGGCGTACGTCGCGCCGGGCCGCGACACGCTCGCACTGACCGCCCACGACGACGCGCGCGTGGTGGTGCTCGGCGGTCCGCCGTTCGGCGAGTCCATCGTCATGTGGTGGAACTTCGTCGGCCGCACGCACGAGGAGATCGTCGGCTTCCGCGACGAGTGGCAGGCCCAGATCGCCGGCTCCGGGATCGTCGACGGCCGCTTCGGTGTCGTCAGCGAGATGCCGCCGATCCCCGCGCCGCCGCTGCCCAATGCCCGTCTCCGCTCCCGTTGA
- the rpmG gene encoding 50S ribosomal protein L33, producing the protein MASKSSDVRPKITLACVDCKERNYITKKNRRNDPDRMEMKKFCPRCRTHTAHRETR; encoded by the coding sequence GTGGCCAGCAAGAGCTCTGACGTTCGCCCCAAGATCACGCTCGCGTGCGTGGACTGCAAGGAGCGCAACTACATCACCAAGAAGAACCGTCGGAACGACCCCGACCGCATGGAGATGAAGAAGTTCTGCCCGCGCTGCCGCACACACACCGCGCACCGCGAGACCCGCTGA
- a CDS encoding adenosine deaminase: MRDVRTLPKAHLHLHFTGSMRHATLLELAERDGIHLPESLVEDWPPLLSAADEKGWFRFQRLYDVARSVLRTEDDVRRLVREAAEDDVLDGGRWLEIQVDPSGYAAKFGGITAFTDLVLDAVDEASRATGLGMAVVIAANRTRHPLDARILARLAAQYAGRGVVGFGLSNDERRGRTSEFAGAFRIAERAGLLLAPHGGELLGPDHIAVCLDQLHAGRLGHGVRAAEDPDLLMRIVDSGVALEVCPVSNVALGVYSDLTSVPLPELLAAGATVALGADDPLLFGSRLAGQYATMRAAHGLSDGQLAELARMSFQASCAPEDVVGDALADIGTWLDSPERMGA; this comes from the coding sequence GTGCGCGACGTACGCACGCTGCCGAAGGCGCACCTGCACCTGCACTTCACCGGCTCGATGCGGCACGCGACCCTGCTCGAGCTGGCCGAGCGCGACGGCATCCACCTGCCCGAGTCACTCGTGGAGGACTGGCCGCCGCTGCTGTCGGCGGCCGACGAGAAGGGCTGGTTCCGCTTCCAGCGGCTCTACGACGTGGCCCGGTCGGTGCTGCGCACCGAGGACGACGTACGCCGGCTGGTCCGGGAGGCCGCCGAGGACGACGTCCTCGACGGGGGCCGGTGGCTGGAGATCCAGGTCGACCCGAGTGGGTACGCCGCGAAGTTCGGCGGCATCACGGCGTTCACCGACCTCGTGCTCGACGCCGTCGACGAGGCCTCGCGGGCGACCGGGCTCGGGATGGCCGTGGTCATCGCCGCCAACCGCACCCGGCATCCGCTCGACGCCCGGATCCTGGCCCGGCTGGCGGCGCAGTACGCCGGCCGGGGCGTGGTCGGGTTCGGCCTCTCCAACGACGAGCGCCGGGGCCGCACCTCGGAGTTCGCCGGCGCCTTCAGGATCGCCGAGCGGGCCGGGCTCCTGCTCGCGCCCCACGGTGGCGAGCTGCTCGGCCCCGACCACATCGCGGTGTGCCTCGACCAGCTGCACGCGGGCCGGCTGGGCCACGGCGTACGCGCCGCCGAGGACCCCGACCTGCTGATGCGCATCGTCGACAGCGGGGTCGCGCTCGAGGTCTGCCCGGTGTCGAACGTGGCGCTCGGGGTCTACTCCGACCTGACGTCGGTGCCGCTGCCCGAGCTGCTCGCCGCCGGTGCCACCGTCGCGCTGGGTGCCGACGACCCGTTGCTGTTCGGCTCCCGGCTGGCCGGGCAGTACGCCACGATGCGCGCCGCCCACGGACTCAGCGACGGGCAGCTGGCCGAGCTCGCCCGGATGTCGTTCCAGGCCTCGTGCGCGCCCGAGGACGTCGTAGGCGATGCCTTGGCCGACATCGGGACATGGCTGGACTCTCCTGAGAGGATGGGCGCGTGA
- the rplK gene encoding 50S ribosomal protein L11, with protein MPPKKKKIAALVKVQLQAGAATPAPPVGTALGPHGVNIMDFCKAYNAQTESMRGNVIPVEITIYEDRSFTFITKTPPAAELIKKAAGLKKGSGTPHTEKVGKLTKEQVREIAATKLPDLNANDIDAAMKIVEGTARSMGVTTN; from the coding sequence ATGCCTCCCAAGAAGAAGAAGATCGCTGCCCTCGTCAAGGTGCAGCTGCAGGCTGGCGCAGCAACTCCGGCTCCGCCGGTGGGTACCGCACTCGGTCCCCACGGCGTGAACATCATGGACTTCTGCAAGGCCTACAACGCGCAGACCGAGTCGATGCGTGGCAACGTCATCCCCGTCGAGATCACCATCTACGAGGACCGTTCCTTCACGTTCATCACCAAGACCCCGCCGGCCGCGGAGCTCATCAAGAAGGCCGCCGGTCTGAAGAAGGGCTCGGGCACGCCGCACACCGAGAAGGTCGGCAAGCTGACCAAGGAGCAGGTGCGCGAGATCGCCGCCACCAAGCTGCCCGACCTCAACGCCAACGACATCGATGCCGCGATGAAGATCGTCGAGGGGACCGCCCGCTCCATGGGCGTCACCACCAACTGA
- a CDS encoding UDP-N-acetylmuramate dehydrogenase: MPEPSVLLRDHTTLRLGGPAADYVVALDEATLVEAVASADEAGIPVLVLGGGSNLVVSDAGFDGRVVQVATRGVDDNDPGEVACGGVDVVVAAGERWDDLVAIAVDRGWTGIETLSGIPGSVGATPIQNVGAYGQEVSQTIARVRTFDRLDRCHRSFAATDCGFGYRHSRFKADPGRHVVLEVTYQLPRGDLGAPVGYAELARSLGVEAGQRVPLADVRSAVLALRAGKGMVLDAADHDTWSAGSFFTNPFLSTEQAVGLPDDAPRWPQPDGTVKSSAAWLIEHAGFGKGHAAGRVSLSTKHTLALTNRGGASADELIALAREVRDGVELRFGVRLVNEPVLVGLTL; the protein is encoded by the coding sequence GTGCCTGAGCCGTCTGTACTGCTGCGGGACCACACGACCCTGCGGCTCGGCGGTCCTGCCGCCGACTACGTCGTGGCACTCGACGAGGCCACGCTCGTCGAGGCCGTCGCCTCGGCAGACGAAGCCGGCATCCCGGTGCTGGTGCTCGGCGGCGGCAGCAACCTGGTCGTCAGCGACGCCGGGTTCGACGGCCGGGTCGTGCAGGTCGCGACTCGCGGTGTCGACGACAACGACCCGGGAGAGGTGGCCTGCGGGGGAGTCGACGTCGTCGTCGCGGCGGGTGAGAGGTGGGACGACCTGGTCGCCATCGCCGTCGACCGCGGCTGGACCGGCATCGAGACCCTCAGCGGCATCCCCGGCTCGGTGGGCGCCACCCCGATCCAGAACGTCGGCGCCTACGGCCAGGAGGTCTCCCAGACCATTGCTCGCGTGCGCACCTTCGACCGCCTCGACCGCTGTCACCGCAGCTTCGCCGCCACAGACTGCGGCTTCGGCTACCGGCACAGCCGCTTCAAGGCCGACCCCGGCCGCCACGTCGTGCTCGAGGTGACCTACCAGCTCCCGCGCGGCGACCTCGGTGCTCCCGTGGGGTACGCCGAACTGGCCAGGTCGCTCGGTGTCGAGGCCGGGCAGCGGGTGCCGCTCGCCGACGTCCGCTCCGCCGTACTCGCGCTGCGCGCCGGCAAGGGCATGGTCCTCGACGCTGCCGACCACGACACCTGGAGCGCCGGGTCGTTCTTCACCAACCCGTTCCTCTCCACAGAGCAGGCGGTCGGACTGCCCGATGACGCGCCGAGATGGCCCCAGCCCGACGGCACCGTCAAGTCGAGTGCCGCCTGGCTGATCGAGCACGCCGGATTCGGAAAGGGCCATGCCGCCGGCCGGGTGAGCCTGTCGACCAAGCACACGCTGGCGCTGACCAACCGCGGCGGCGCCTCCGCCGACGAGCTCATCGCCCTGGCCCGCGAGGTCCGCGACGGGGTCGAGTTGCGGTTCGGTGTGCGGCTCGTCAACGAGCCGGTGCTGGTCGGGCTGACGCTCTAG